The following DNA comes from Papaver somniferum cultivar HN1 chromosome 4, ASM357369v1, whole genome shotgun sequence.
gggacaatttattgtttaacAAACTATATGATTGCAGAATAAGATCCTAAGGAAATTAAGTTACATTCATGTTCACAAACTGATTTACTAGTTCACGAACTTTCATTTTTCTTAATACTAAAACTCTTTGACTAGTCGCGTACATGAATTGATTTACAATTTCGTGAACTAGAAGATTTTAAGATATTCATGGACACTTTTATTTATTCACGTATACGTTCGCGAATTGTATGATTACTAGAGGTTCTTAGACACTTTTGTTTTCATGTACACGAATTAATTGGGTTTTTTCTTGATGTTTTtgttgaaaagcgggggtctatcaaccacacccaatatctcgttcggcaatctttatggactaactccaatataattccaagagaatcaactagacagtcagactcaatcaaggaaatatatccaagagttatatctttgtttctcaatataGTCAGTAAATTAAACAGAtaggaatccgtgagcctgattattatgagaaacaacttgaacggtaccaaagaccaatgttcaagtgtcaatcaatttcaatcaacaaccaaagattggatttaccaatttattgaaatacgcacaaactgtgatatttcaattatatagaaaatataatacagaaaagaaataacataaacaccagaagttttgttaacgaggaaaccgcaaatgcagaaaaaccccgggacctagtccatatttgaacgccacactgtattaagctgctacagacactagactactacaagttaaattcagactggaatgtagttgagccctaaccaagtctcacattgattaaggtacagttgcgttccttacgcctctgaatcccagtaggactctacacacttgattcccttagctgatctcactcgcaactaagagttgctacgacccaaagtcgaagacttaataaaaaaatttgtctcgcacagaaaagtatattctgatagatatatctgtctcccacagaaatacctacgaagttttattccgtattttgataaatcaaggtgaccatgaaccaattgataattcggtcttatattcccgaagaacatcctagaaatatcaatcacctcacaataacttaactatatggtagtagaacaagttattgtggaatcacaaagaatgagacgaagagctttgtgattactttttatatcttacctatcggagataaatcttgagcaaatcttagagaagacaatactcaatacgatagaagaagtaagatcagaacatgcaactacaaagaaagtagttgggtctgccttcagaatccaaatgaagtctttaaatcgttaacctataatggttttaggaaaaatctaggttaaaggagaattgactctagttgcaactagtatcacacaagaggtgaggggattaggttttccagttgctagagtcttcccttatatagtcttcaaatcagggtttgatagatttgaaacaaatcaatcaatatctaccgttagatgaaaacctgatttaagattcaagctaagttgcttaaaaccaaagcaatatctctccacctttagatggtcttagcttgtgatacacaaatgaaatataccttcattttagatatgggtaaccgtacctaaacgtgtattgagttggttcaataacagttaaccgaagttagccatatgaacacttttgtattaaccacattcgtctaacacttatagatcaaatgaatctaattgtgttactcataaagttgttaaattgtttatattctcatagaattatacaagacacaattgaaacaaaatatgattgattcaagagaatcaattcatgaacattttagccatggtttgcaaagatttcattccttaatatataaatgtatctgTTCAtgggtatgaaatcatacttaaccgatttagaacttaaaccaactcagtttgcaaacgagtacgcaaactAGAGTTTCGGACTTTGATCacgtccgacagttcgcaaacgggtatgcacacTGTCGTagcggacctaactcaggtgaaaccgttcgcatactggtatgcaaacttggttcccagactttgacagttaaaaccgttcacatactggtacacaaacttggttcccagacccgaatcatactacaacagtttgcatactggtatgcatatacTGTGTTATCTCCAGACAATGGtgatttgttctaaactcccatttcaatcattgaaacatccttagaagacgacaatagctatctcacacaaactattagcttataagtaatttttaagggattgaatgatcaatacgaaacatttcgagtctacatcaaatgaatgtcccacacaaatcatgtaggatgtttcaaggcaattttcacatgaccatcttttgactcattatttagtttccaacaaataaattgtttccaactaaactcgtcaagaataatgatgaacgtagttaaagtaaaatatttccaacacatatttcgagaaagatataagcgagtcaAACTCATgtctaaatatcaaatgtgtataatgtaaaagtctatatagctatacgacttagtctcgttgggagatagaatagaatagacttctgagtgatagataagttttagtcttccacataccttttgttgattaagttcctccaagctctcctcaatagttcttcgtattcaatcgatgaacgccgtgaagtctaaagctcgactatacattttatcctaatacgagacatagctataagtatactagaaatcaagaattatagttttgatcacctaaacttgacaaaaaatcttaatatagcaacacttgcgagttcgaccgagcagtgctctaacacttgtaCACCGAGATTATATTTCAATTACGAACTGATTTTTCTAAATCGTGAACTGATTGAATTTCAGATCAACTAGACTTCAATATTTCTTAATGGGTCACTAATAATTAAATTTGTTCTTAAGCTAACTATTTGTACACGGATCTTATATCGATAAATATGTGGATGCATATGCTTCTTTATAACTTATAGGTAAACTTATAGGTAAACTTATCACATGTTTAATGGATTCTATTTTTGGAAAAGTTCTATTTAGAGAAGTTCGGTTTGTTTTGAATCCACGCTAACTACTTGCTTTGATTCTTTACAACCTGGCCTTGtttatcaatcaatataaatagagAATTCATTGTAAACTCAATCCCGACATGTTGTGTTCTAGTCactgctagagtcgtcctctatagatCTAAGTTTCCTAAAGAAATTAAGTTAGGTGACGAATGAAAAGTCTTCactaagggattcgtgaagcccgatCAGACTATGTTTTACCTGATAGATATTTAGTAACCAGAATATTTTCTTGATCATCATAGTTCTTGTATATTCTAAAGGTTCACATCTTTTGCTATACAATTCCTTCAAGAACTATCGATCAAGGAATAAGATTAGTACAAACTACAAAAAGTTATCGTCTACGATTTTGTAGTTCCACAAGATTAACAACTATGTACGACTTAGATATTGTAGGTAAAATCAATTAGGCATCTCTATAACCTTTTGAAGAGAGTAAGCCGACCTAATTGTTTATATTTACTTGGTATCATTTTTATCTCTAAATATCCCTCAAAGCAAAAAGATTTCCTTATACCTTGATAGCAAATAATTGAAGGAAATCAATATATGTTATGTTAGAGGTAAAACATCAATAAAAGTCTTCACATCAGTTGAAGCAACTCTGATGCTTGTAAAGGACGCCAACTAGGGGATTCAAGTGTGTATTGTTTATAGCACCATTGTAACTGGATCGCTTTGAGGGCATTCGGTCTTAACTACATCCCAATTCAAAGTAtgataataggctagtgtttatagcggTTTTTGTGCAGTGTTCAAACCAAATGAGGTCTCAGGGTCTTCCTATAAGATTGTtgtttcctcattaataaaaatattatgttgtctagtgttattttttttcttcattatttATAATTGAATATTGCAAGAAGTATCTTAAACAATGTAGACAGTTTTTAATCATAAAAGTGCGTATAAAAACCACAAGATTCGTTCTTGaggattcatatcttgaaagaaagATTACAAGATATGTTCTTATTGGAATTCAATTCTTATAACAGTTTGAGTACATACTAGGTTTTATTGGATATTGCATTTGACATCGTCCAGGTAAATCTTATTTACACATCAGGTATCAGATCTTTAATGTGATCTGTGCTACTGATTGTGATAAGTTTGTCCATGCTGATTATGCTCATACTTTTTCCATAAGTTCTTTAGAACTTCCATTACTTGAAATTATAATTTGAGATTTTTCAAGTTCTAGCTTTAACTCGAAGTTTCTTTTTTGTAATTTTCATCATAAATCTAAAGTCATACAACATTTTCTCAGCAGATAGAATGGTAGAAATATGAGTAAATAAGATAGCCAGTCATCACATACCTTTATTGATGAAGTCCTCGTAGATGTCTTCATTATTATCCAGTCTTCAATCTTAAAGGGACGACTGGTGAATTCAATACTCAACTACCAAGCTCTACTCCTAGTTCGATTTTGaatttagtagactataaatcaaaatatagttttaaTCAACTCGACATactaaaacttgtgagtttgaccgagcactcTACCACATACGATATTGTCTCAGTAGATAGAATGGTAGAAATAATGAGTAAATATGATAGTCAATCTcacataaatttgttgatgaattCCTCGCAAATGTCTTATGGATCTCTAGTCTTCAATTTTTAAGGGTTATTCGGTAAATTTTGTAAACTAGCTAAGTCTAATCTTAGTCCAGGACTGAGTTTAGTAGACAGTAAATTGAAACATAGTTTTGTTCATCCAACATTGACGACAAGCTTGACATACAATATTTGTAAGTTCAATCAAGTGATGCTTTAAGAAGATGGTTAATAGATTCATCCTCCACACCCATAGCCTGCAATCTTTATCATGATTATTGGTGAACCTTCCTACAATGGCTAATAGACCAAGCTTATTTTATATCAATTTCCAGGTAAAGAATTAATTTTTATGAAAGATTTTTcagatttttcagattttttgCCAAGTCAAATAGCATGTTGAGGTCAACAAAATTGGTTCGTATTATTATTCCTCAACAATTTATGGAATCTCTTAGAAGTATAAGTCTCTTTTTTGTTTAAAATGTGAAAAAACTTAATTATCTCAAAGGTCTTGAGAGACATAAATGTATTTTATGCACTTGTATCCCACCTGAGAACTAAATAACAAGGATATCTAGATTCTAATTATTGCTAAAGTTAACGAGGACATCCATTACTTTAATTACACTACTATTGGAGTTGTTGCTAAAGAAATAAGACCTTATTTATCATCAACCACTTTGCAACGATGTTCTTTATTCAATTGAAATGTGATAGATAGAATATGATTCCATATTAATGAGCAGACACATGGTTTTTTGCACTCCAAAAAAAAGTTATTTCCATTTAGATAATTTTCTCCTAGAATAATAACCTACACACCATCTTCGTTGCTAGGAATCTTCAGTCAAGCTTACTAATTTGAGCTTTATTCATATCCTCCAGCTACCTCAGTCCTCACCCATTATTAGATATATGATTGGCGGGTTCATCCCAAGTTATACAATGAATTTTCTTATGGTTAAAGTTATATCCTCACCAGAAGGACCTCATAGTTCCCATCATACCAGCTAAGACCTTTTTCTGAACAGTGAGTGCCAAGTGCCAACACATATTGAATTAGTGTCATTCTGCCAGCATAAGACCAAAAATGTTTTGTCTAGTATGGTATGTTAACATTCATCTTTTCATACACGAAATTGTAAGAAACGACAAGTTTATCTAACTTAAGGAGATATAATCTAAGGTAGTTTTCATTTTCATGCATAATCAGAAGTCCAATTATTAGGTCAGGAATCTTTTTCGGGTTGTCAAGTCTAGACTTTTGCTGAAGTAGATAAATGATTTCTGAAAATTAGTTTTCAAACCTAACTAGCTACAATAGACAAACAAAACATCTTGCAATGTATTGATTGTATTGCTATTGAGCACCCCAAAGAGCTTCAGGTGATCTACAAACATCAAATGGCTAACACTATGCAAACCTATTAAGTCTATATCAATTGTACAGATCTGCTTTATCAATTTTCTTCACGAGCCAAGAACAACCTTGAGGGAATAAGATAAACAACTACGGGGCGAACTTGCCTAATTCTTTTCTCTGCATGAAAGAACCCTTATAGAGAACTATTGAGTATCACATAAAATGATAAAATGATGTTGTATTAAGACCTTTCATAAGGAGAGTTAGGAGAGGCCCATTAATACTTACATGATCATAAGAATGTGTGTGAAAAAATTCAAATCAACTATGTCATGGGTTTAACTATATcaagctaaaggaaaaaaaaacatatggCATAGTGAGAGTACTTAATGGAGTGAGTAAGATCTTTTGAATTGGCGGTGtagtataaattttttttttctaggatAAAGGCAAATTGATTCCTCGCAACAAGACTGTCTATAAGATGCCAAACACCCTCTATAAATCAATTTTGTCATTATTTTTTATAGGATGAGAATGAAGTTATCGTAATTCGTACCTTTAGGAAGAGAATTTTTAATTAATTACCTCATTCACAACAAGATACCAACATAGATAGACATTTAAACCTAGTGCTTTAAGGTCAGCAATATGATTGAGGGTAGCTTAGATCTCCTCTGTTATATACTTATATGCATTTTTTAATGTTGTTAATATTTCTTTTAAATGATGGTGTTATTCGCCGGGAAAGAGTTTTGGACAGATGTATCATACTCTATCTCGAAACATCATGATAACCACTCTAATTACATTACAAGTTTATCGAACATTCTTCAAGGTTATTACCAGATTACAGAAAGTGCTTAGACGGAAAACGCTTAGAGGAGTGccaaaatccataaaaaaacaaaacatcccCGAGCACCGGATAGATACACCTCCCAACAAAATGGTAGTGGGAATTAATCATTCAAGCAGGCATCAAGAATTTTAGTAAAGTCGCTTTGAGAGTGAATAATGAGGTCGTAATAAAGTCAATCAATGAGCAAACTTCTTATGTTCATTGGATGAACCAACACTTATTCTTTGATATTAAGTTTTTGCTAGATAAATTAGAGCAATGGAAGTGTGTCTTAGTTAAAAGAGAAGCTAATAGTGTTGCGGATAAACCAGCTAAAAAAGATAAAATTTCTAAGTCACAATTTACTTTTCGATCCGATTTCTCACGTAATATAAAAGAATGGGTTGATCGGGAGAACCATGCAACTTCTTAACTCTTTTAATAAAAAATTTTgcatcaaaaataataataattaatcatTCAAGCAAATTTGGTCATTAATCGTGTCAATGAATGATGTAGGATTTGGACTCGAGAGTTAGGGCCCAGGAGTCTCCGTAACATAGTGTGCCCTGCGGCCCCTGCCCTACACGTCCCCGTAAGATATTCTCCGTATTTAAACCgcaaaaaaccctaaatttttagtGTTCTTTCTCAAAACACAGACCTACAGGGCAACACAGCCGTCTACTCGCTTCTACTCTCGAAATGGCCAAGCGTAAGTCATCTCTCGACATCATTTTCTCAGGGTTTCTGCAAATCAAGATGTATATCACCGATtcaattgattaatttttgttgtttttgattttggtttgtttttttcaGGTAGGGGAGGAACCGCAGGAAGTAAGTTCAGGATGTCATTAGGTCTTCCAGTAGCGGCAACAGTGAATTGTGCTGATAACACCGGAGCTAAGAATCTTTACATCATTTCTGTTAAGGGTATTAAGGGTCGTCTTAATAGGTTGCCATCAGCTTGTGTTGGTGATATGGTTATGGCTACTGTTAAGAAAGGTAAACCTGATCTTAGGAAGAAGGTTATGCCTGCTGTTATTGTTAGACAACGTAAAGCTTGGCGCCGTAAGGATGGTGTTTTCATGTACTTTGAAGGTATGATTATCAGATCTCACTTCTCCGTACTTTTTAGGGTTTCATGTTTTGGGGGTATTTTAGGCAAGTTTTTTGATGTTTTGTTTTGTTATTGGACTAGCcaaaaaatatgaatgaagatTGTGTAGTTTAATAGATCTGAATGATCATAACTTTGTTGCTTTACCtatttttgatgaagaaattcttAATTTTATGCCATTGAGTTTGCCATTGGATACACTTTCTTTTGGGAACATAACAACTGCGCTTGACTGGTACAAGGAATTACAGTGTGTTTGTAATTTTTAAGTTTGTGGGATTTAATTTATGTTGAGTTCTGACATAATTGAATCTAGGATGTTCACTGGTTGCTAACTTATTTTTGTATTCAGTTTTATGCCCTTGCTAAATGAGTTTGCATACACTGAGTTAATTTAGGATGTGCTTCTTCTGGGAACGTAATTGGTATCACATAGAAACTGCGGGTGACTTGTCCAAGGAACGATAATGTGTCTGTAATTTGTTAGTTTGTGTCGGGATTTCGGTTTATGTTAAATAATGGTTGCACAAGTTGATATGAGGGTTCTGACATAATTGAATCTAGGATGTTCACTGGTTGCCAACTTATTTTTGTACCTATTTTAATCTAGGATGTTCACCGATTGTTCACCTACTTGTGTTGTTGTATGGTTGTCACATGAGAGTTTTGATTCAGCAGAATATGCAACCTTTGGGGAATGCGGTTTTATTGTAATGTAATTTGTGTTGTTTCCATGTACTTCAAAATTGTTGTGCTATCTTCTTATGTCGATAAACCTTTCAAATGCAGATAATGCCGGAGTTATTGTGAATCCCAAGGGAGAAATGAAAGGTACTACTTTTTCTTGCAAATAGTTGCATATTGATGTTTCTTCTGCATGCTGGAACCTGTAAATGTTGCAACTGTTACAAAGTTATTTTGGCTTTTTGACTAATGTCCACCACCACTATAACACTTTACGCTCTTTTTGATTCTTATATGACTATGATTTTTTATGTTAATTCCTTTTGCCCTTGTCATATTTGTAGGATCTGCAATTACTGGACCAATTGGAAAAGAATGTGCTGATCTATGGCCAAGGATTGCTAGTGCTGCCAATGCAATTGTTTAAGATTACTAATAGTTGAGATTTGAGAAGTCTTAGCGTAAAACTTTTGGGGATAGatcttttttatcttcttcttttgggGAAAACAGAACAGCTTTATAATAGGTTAGTTATTCAGAGGATATGAGTTATGTTTTGCTGTTTGTTCGTGAATCACAACGCTCGGTTACTTCAGTAATGGCTTTTGAAGAATTTTCTTTTACCTCCATTGATTGAACTGGCTACATATATATGCTTATTAGTTAAAGCTTTTAAACAGAGTTGTTCGGTACAAGCTTTTAAACAACTTGTACCACCAGGTACCCTCCTCAGTTGAAGCTCTCATTTCATTAGCACCTGCTTATGCATTTTAGAATTACTAATGTGCAGGCTTTAAAAGGATTTTTGTGTCCTTTGCACTTACTTGAACTTGGTTCCCTTAGAAAAGTACCATTTGGGCTGTGCATTCCTTGCTCCATTTTAAGCAAAGAGTTGTGTTTGCGCACTGTCTCGTGGCCTTTATAGTAATGCCCGAGCTCATTCCCGTTCCCGAATTGTCAAGGCTATCATAGGTTTGGCTAATAGATTGATCAAACGACCAATGCCATTTTCGAAATGGAAAATGGGTCgaaatggaaaatgggtcatttgtccaaatatttttaaatcacggttcaaatggatgagtaaaaaatagtaaaaaagaaatagtaaggatgaaactgattacatcctatcttaaatttaaaaaatagcaaggatgaaactggatacatcagcaaggatgaaactggatacatcctgtataaattaaaaataagagaaaatatttgaaaatgggcacgatgaaactggttacatcctgcctatttttacatttttgtccatttaaacagtatcaaaatctaactgtccatttcacccaggaattgttgattttggtttttctaaccaattttgtgttttcgaAACCACGTGTGGTGTTTCTGACAAAAACAAATGGACCAGGTTGATCAAACATATTTTAGACCACTCTTTTATTGCAATTCCATGGAAACATAATTTTGACCAAACGACGGAAAACATGTTATTTTCATGGCTAATTCCATAGAATTAACTCCTATCAAACAcaatattaaagtctttgacacgagtgaaataaacttaaaaaaagaaaagaaaaaacacaatccAAAACCAAAGGATAATTCCACAGTTTTACTACATTGAGAAAACTAGTGTGGCATTTACAAAAATCCGCAAAGGCATATTTTTGTTGTGGATTAGCCTGATTCAATTGCTTATTCAGAGGGATGAAGAGTTTTGTCTGGAGCAAGGAATGCACCATCATGTTTCGACATGAAGGACCCTGAGGTTGGTGCCCTTATCAGTGAAGGGAGGCCTTTATAAATTAGCTTCCTACTGAGATTGAATGATGGACCGTCTCTATAATATGTTATTCGAGGAGTATCAGCGGTTTGCACGTACCGATTAATAACCCTccgaaacaaaacaaaagcaaacgaaagaaagaatagggggaaaatttggggatttttgtttttctctCTCTCGAATCCCTGATTCTGTGTGAATTCGTTCGTTCGTCCATGAAGACGGTGGaatcagatgaagaagatatcgtCTTCTACGGCACACCGATCCAAAGAGAAGAAGATGTAACCAGTAGAAAGAAGAAATCTGTAGCTGAAGCTGCTGGTCAGTTGCGTGCCGTTGTCCCTTGGAAACAAGAGGTATTTTAGGTTCTTAATCTTAATCCCCACCTCTCTGTGTTATTTATGAAATTATGTTGTTgattggtttttgattttgatttttgaacgtGAATATTTACTTTAGGTTAGAGATGAAGAAGGGAGAAGGAGATTTCATGGAGCATTCACTGGAGGTTATTCTGCTGGGTATTTTAATACTGTTGGTTCCAAAGAAGGATGGGTGCCTCAAACATTTACATCATCTaggaagaaaagagctgaagttAAACAACAGGATATATCTAATTTCCTTGACGACGATGAGAAAGAAGTAAGTATTTGTTGTTCCAATTCGAAATTGCTAATAAAACTTGATTAGGGTTTAGTAGTTCTTTTTGTTGACCTTTTATGACCTTGCCATTTTCACATTGTGTCTTCAGCTGTGTGATTTACTACTTGTTAGTTTGATGATCTTCATTCTTCGCATCTTTTTGTTATGTACCGAATCACTGtgattttgttttcttgtttatgAATATGTCGAACCCTCATTGCTTTGTTTATCGATCTTTAATAAAATGGATAACCGGGCAGTGAAAAGAGCTATCCAACTCATCATGTGTAGATTCTCTTAATACTGCAGCAGGTGCCACCACTTAGCACTGGCCTTGTTGTGTTGACTAAATTGCACCAGAGTGGGGGTGTCTGGAGATAGTGTTATGAACACAGTATTTCAGTAAATGTAACCTTTCGGAACTTTGCAAATCTTATACACAGTTGAAATTCCATCTCGTTTCTGCGCATCCAAATCTAAGCTAGACTAAGAGCTTCATCTTATTTGCGAGAATTAGACACTAATGATTGCAGTACTATTAATCAGAGGTTACTTCTGTACTGTAATCTGTCAATTAAGATTTTGCATGAGTTTTGCTTTTTAGACAAGTGTGTTGAGTTCTTACATTATTTAAATAGCCATTCATCAAAATGGTAACAAAACCTTTGTGATATATTCGTTTAATAGTAATACGTATTTTAGGATACTATAAATACCACGAACTCGTTGTGGGTTTAGATACAGATGTTTCTGATCAGGTTATGTGCTTGATACAAGTTAAATGTTTATGTCCTTTGTACTATTGACTTTACCCATCTCAAGGTATACGTTGTGTTCTTTCGACTGTatatgattatttattatttagaTACTCATCATTGTTTAtgtccttttgttatgtatcgtATACCAATTTGATACATTTTGTTATTATATTTATATTCTCATTGTGTTGTTTATTGATTTTTAGGAAATGAAAAACCGGTCACTGGAAACATCTATGCAATTTGATACATTTGGGTCTACTGCTGCTGAAATTGCTCGAAGACAAGCTGAGAAAGAACAAGAGAACAGGTTTTTTTCAAGGCTATTGAGTTTAGTTGTTGTTGTGGCGCATGGCAGTTTATAGCTTCGTGCATAATGTTTACTTGAACTAATCTTGGGTTATGTAATGCAGACCATCAGCTATTCCTGGACTTGTCCCTGACGAGATTATTCTTCCAGTTTCAAGTTCTATTGGTTAGATTCTGTTTACCTAGTATAAGGATTTCTAGTGCAATTAAATAGTTGAACTTGAATATAAGCCTaacatttctttttccttctttctttATCTCTTTTGGTGTAGGTGTAAAGCTACTTCAGAAGATGGGATGGCGACATGGTCGTTCTATCAAGGATTCGCGTCCAAATTCACTGTATGGTATGCTTTCACTAACCAAATTAAATGATCATTGCAATCACAGGAATTTATTGGTCCTCATTACTTTGTTTATGAATATTTCTAATTTTTGCAGATGCACGAAGAGAAGCTAGAAAAGCATTACTAGCCTTCTCTTCTGGTAATGCTGATGCAAAACTTTCTCAGGATCAGTTTGACTCTGATAAGGTTGAATCAGAAGGTGTTACGGAACCTTCCTCTGAGAATGATGTGTTTATTTCTCATAGCACCCCCGTGAGTAGCATTACATCCTTTTCTTGTCATTTCTTTTGTCTTATCATATGTATGTTTTAGACTCCTTTAATTGCTTGGCTTGGACCCAATATACACcagtttttttattttcatttgagtTAATACTATATTCTTTAGGATCTTGGCACATACTTCAAGGGTCTTTAGGACAACTTCTGGTATCCATTGTTATGTTCGACAGGAGTGAAAACATTTTAACCACTACTTAAAGTTCAGTTTCACACAATGACAGATTattgaaaattccaaaattttgAGGGTTAACTTAATCGTCCACTTCAGCATTTGAATATTTGACTAACAATCGACTTGTTCATTTACACAAATTAGACTATTTAAACTGCACAGTCTGCACTAATGGAGGTCAGTACCCTATACTAAATTTCTGTTTTATAGATTTATATATCTTACGTAAACAAATAATAGACTGTATATTGTTTATTTGTTATGATCAACAAGTTCAACCTAAATGTAGCATCCAATCCCTAAACTAGAAACTCAATCACACATGGAAACCCAAACAAAGGTTAAATCAAACTTCAACTTAGCTTTGATCATCACATTCAATTCTCTGTTGATTCTAGAGTAAATCAAGCTTACAAAGTGAATTTTCTTAAATTATATTTGCTGTTTTCATTTCTTATATATTGGTAACTTGTCGCCTTGGTAATGCCATATATCATTTAAGTAGGCTTCTTTTGTTATAACACCAGgctttcttgtttttgattgctCCAGTAGTGTTAATATTGTCTTACCTATGCATTGTATCTACCTGCTTCTTATGTTTTCCTTCTCATAGTACTTTATTTTTGCAGATATTTGAAAATTATTGGCCCAGACTTTTGTAGTATTTGATCAGTTTTTAATGTAAAGCTTTGAGTTTCTGTAGATTTTAATATTTGGGTGAAAACTGTATTCCAATCCTTTTCTTCTTCGCAGGTTTTTGTACTAAATCCAAAGCAGGATATGTA
Coding sequences within:
- the LOC113275668 gene encoding 60S ribosomal protein L23, which translates into the protein MAKRRGGTAGSKFRMSLGLPVAATVNCADNTGAKNLYIISVKGIKGRLNRLPSACVGDMVMATVKKGKPDLRKKVMPAVIVRQRKAWRRKDGVFMYFEDNAGVIVNPKGEMKGSAITGPIGKECADLWPRIASAANAIV